One window of the Camelina sativa cultivar DH55 chromosome 1, Cs, whole genome shotgun sequence genome contains the following:
- the LOC104783423 gene encoding NAC domain-containing protein 100-like, with product MEDNLPPGFRFHPTDEELITHYLGRKVSDTGFTGKAVVDVDLNKCEPWDLPAKASMGEKEWYFFSQRDRKYPTGLRTNRATEAGYWKTTGKDKEIYRSGVLVGMKKTLVFYKGRAPKGEKSNWVMHEYRLESKQPFNPTNKEEWVVCRVFEKSTATKKAQEQQPQSSQPSFGSPCDANSSMANEFEDIEIPNLNSNSSTIDYNNHIHQYSQRNVYSEDNSTSTAGVNMNMNMASTNLPSWTTSLLGPPLSPINSLLLKAFQIRNTYGFPKEMIPNFNPSSLQQGGSNTMQNGSSSSHVQPQPQEEAFNMDSIW from the exons atggaagataatCTTCCTCCAGGGTTCAGATTTCATCCTACAGACGAGGAGCTCATAACGCATTATCTAGGTCGGAAAGTCTCCGATACAGGATTCACCGGTAAAGCTGTCGTCGACGTTGATCTTAACAAGTGTGAACCTTGGGATTTGCCAG CCAAGGCTTcaatgggagagaaagagtggTATTTCTTCAGCCAAAGGGACCGAAAATATCCAACCGGTTTGAGGACAAACCGGGCAACAGAAGCCGGATATTGGAAAACCACCGGAAAAGATAAAGAGATATACCGAAGTGGAGTGTTGGTTGGGATgaagaaaaccctagttttctaCAAAGGAAGAGCTCCCAAAGGTGAGAAAAGCAATTGGGTTATGCATGAGTACAGACTTGAGAGCAAACAACCCTTCAACCCCACAAATAAG GAGGAATGGGTTGTGTGTAGGGTTTTCGAAAAGAGCACGGCAACGAAGAAAgcacaagaacaacaacctcaaTCTTCACAACCATCTTTTGGATCTCCATGCGATGCGAATTCATCAATGGCAAATGAATTTGAAGATATCGAGATTCCGAATTTGAATTCAAACTCATCAACCATCGATTACAATAATCATATCCATCAATATTCGCAACGCAATGTTTATTCAGAAGACAATTCTACAAGTACGGCTGGTGTCAACATGAACATGAACATGGCTAGTACTAATCTTCCTTCTTGGACAACAAGTCTGCTTGGTCCGCCTTTATCTCCAATCAACTCTCTGTTGCTCAAGGCTTTCCAAATTAGGAACACTTATGGTTTCCCAAAAGAGATGATTCCCAATTTCAATCCATCTTCTCTTCAACAAGGAGGCTCCAATACTATGCAAAATGGTTCAAGTTCGTCTCACGTGCAACCTCAACCGCAAGAGGAAGCGTTTAATATGGACTCCATATGGTGA